One genomic window of Camelina sativa cultivar DH55 chromosome 5, Cs, whole genome shotgun sequence includes the following:
- the LOC104788599 gene encoding RING-H2 finger protein ATL5-like: MGNVFDSSKTIWANMNHGSSRYALNGKIMLASVIILFVAVILILCFHSYARWLFRRQNRRIHRRISAHLRSLSAARDPTQSSASLSPLDPTVLEKIPVFVYSVKTHESPLEECSVCLSEFEEDDEGRVLPKCGHVFHVDCIDTWFRSRSSCPLCRAPVQPVQPVTESEPVPALFPSVKPIEDTEAGSSSSSDESESSTPSSSSGSPVRFPTEACERAPPIDLIGIIVEIPREFEDSNSGLPGDNGSIITGLH, from the coding sequence ATGGGTAACGTGTTTGACAGTAGCAAGACAATATGGGCAAACATGAACCATGGATCGTCACGTTACGCTCTTAACGGCAAAATCATGCTTGCTTCCGTCATCATCCTCTTCGTCGCCGTCATTTTAATCCTCTGTTTTCACAGCTACGCCAGATGGTTATTCCGCCGTCAAAACCGCCGTATTCACCGCCGTATCAGCGCTCACCTCCGATCACTCTCCGCCGCTAGAGACCCTACCCAATCCTCCgcatctctctctcctctcgaTCCCACGGTGCTCGAGAAGATCCCGGTGTTCGTTTACTCCGTCAAAACCCATGAATCTCCACTGGAGGAGTGCTCTGTTTGCTTGTCGGAGTtcgaagaagacgacgaaggaCGTGTCCTTCCCAAATGCGGACACGTGTTCCATGTTGATTGTATCGACACGTGGTTTCGGTCGAGATCTAGCTGTCCGCTTTGTAGAGCTCCGGTTCAACCTGTACAACCGGTTACCGAATCAGAACCGGTTCCTGCCTTGTTCCCATCGGTTAAGCCAATTGAGGATACCGAAGCCGGAAGTTCGTCATCGTCTGACGAATCCGAGTCATCGACGCCGTCTTCATCCTCCGGTTCGCCGGTGAGATTTCCGACGGAAGCTTGTGAGAGAGCACCACCGATTGATTTAATCGGTATAATTGTGGAGATTCCCAGGGAATTTGAAGATTCTAATTCCGGTCTACCCGGAGATAACGGGTCGATAATAACCGGGCTTCATTGA